One window of the Nicotiana tabacum cultivar K326 chromosome 4, ASM71507v2, whole genome shotgun sequence genome contains the following:
- the LOC107791859 gene encoding 3beta,22alpha-dihydroxysteroid 3-dehydrogenase: MDLIIYLFLSFSISLITFLLLRAAAAAHFRRRKIRLPPGTLGLPFIGETLQLISAYKTENPEPFIDDRIAKYGNIFTTHVFGEPTVFSTDPETNRFILQNEGRLFESSYPSSLQNLLGKHSLLLMRGSLHKRMHSLTMSFANSSILKDHLLADIDRLVRLNLDSWTGRVFLMEEAKKITFNLTVKQLMSLDPCEWTEKLMKEYMLVIEGFFTIPLPFFSSTYRKAIQARRKVAEALGLVVRERRKEREGEGGERLKNDMLEALFEGDGVEGDGFSDEEIVDFMLALLVAGYETTSTIMTLAVKFLTETPHALSLLKEEHEEIRLKKGKVESLLWEDYKSMPFTQCVVNETLRVGNIISGVFRRTMTDINIKGYTIPKGWKVFACFRAVHLDHEHFKDARTFDPWRWQSNAGSTSSPNVFTPFGGGPRRCPGYELARVELCVFLHHLVTRYSWVPAEPDKLVFFPTTRMQKRYPIIVQRRSLFDPCKE, from the exons ATGGACTTAATTATCTATCTTTTCCTCTCTTTCTCCATCTCTCTTATCACCTTTCTTCTCCTCCGGGCAGCGGCGGCCGCCCATTTTCGCCGCCGTAAAATCCGTCTCCCGCCGGGAACACTCGGCCTCCCTTTTATCGGAGAAACCCTCCAGCTAATCTCCGCCTATAAAACCGAAAACCCGGAGCCGTTCATCGATGACCGGATTGCTAAATACGGCAATATTTTCACCACCCATGTATTTGGTGAACCGACGGTTTTCTCGACTGACCCGGAGACGAACCGGTTCATTTTGCAGAATGAAGGCCGGCTCTTCGAATCTAGCTATCCGAGTTCGTTACAGAATTTGCTAGGAAAGCATTCGTTGTTGCTTATGAGAGGCAGTCTTCATAAAAGAATGCATTCTTTGACCATGAGTTTTGCTAATTCTTCCATTCTTAAGGACCATTTGTTGGCCGATATAGACCGGTTGGTTAGGCTTAATTTGGATTCCTGGACCGGTCGTGTCTTCCTCATGGAAGAGGCCAAGAAG ATAACGTTTAATCTAACAGTGAAGCAGCTGATGAGTTTAGATCCATGCGAGTGGACAGAGAAGCTGATGAAAGAGTACATGCTTGTGATTGAAGGCTTCTTCACCATTCCTTTGCCCTTCTTCTCTTCTACCTACCGCAAGGCCATTCAA GCGAGAAGGAAGGTGGCGGAGGCGTTGGGATTAGTGGTAAGAGAgaggagaaaagagagagaaggagaaggaggagagAGATTAAAGAATGATATGTTGGAGGCGTTGTTTGAAGGGGACGGCGTAGAAGGAGATGGATTTTCGGATGAGGAAATAGTGGATTTTATGCTGGCTTTGCTTGTGGCTGGCTATGAAACTACCTCTACTATTATGACCCTTGCTGTCAAATTCCTTACTGAGACACCCCATGCTCTTTCCCTCCTCAAG GAGGAGCACGAGGAGATCAGGTTAAAAAAAGGTAAAGTTGAGTCTCTACTGTGGGAAGACTACAAATCCATGCCCTTCACTCAATGT GTTGTTAATGAAACTCTACGAGTTGGTAACATAATTAGCGGAGTATTCAGGAGAACTATGACCGATATCAACATCAAAG GTTATACTATTCCAAAAGGTTGGAAGGTTTTTGCTTGTTTCCGAGCTGTTCATCTAGATCATGAACATTTCAAAGATGCCCGTACATTCGATCCGTGGAGGTGGCAG AGTAATGCAGGATCAACAAGCTCACCTAATGTATTCACACCATTTGGCGGAGGACCACGGCGTTGTCCTGGTTATGAGCTTGCTAGAGTAGAGCTGTGTGTTTTCCTTCACCATTTAGTGACTCGTTATAG TTGGGTTCCGGCTGAACCAGATAAATTAGTTTTCTTCCCGACGACAAGGATGCAGAAGCGATATCCAATTATCGTCCAACGTCGAAGCTTGTTTGACCCATGTAAAGAATGA